In Silene latifolia isolate original U9 population chromosome 3, ASM4854445v1, whole genome shotgun sequence, a single window of DNA contains:
- the LOC141646365 gene encoding auxin-responsive protein SAUR62-like — protein MISTKKLIKMAKKWQRLAIASRKRISWSRAVAKDGCFVVYTTDGRRFMIPLTYLNNEIVKELLRLAEEEFGMTSSGPITLPCDSSFMEYAISMIQRHASDDVERALISSLVTCRSYEHQGMNQQLLITGF, from the coding sequence ATGATTAGTACAAAGAAGCTTATTAAGATGGCGAAAAAATGGCAAAGACTAGCTATTGCTAGCAGGAAGAGGATTTCCTGGTCAAGAGCTGTTGCCAAAGACGGATGCTTTGTCGTCTACACAACGGATGGAAGACGGTTTATGATTCCACTGACGTATTTGAACAACGAGATTGTAAAGGAGCTCTTGAGATTGGCTGAGGAAGAATTTGGGATGACAAGTTCAGGGCCGATTACCTTGCCCTGTGATTCAAGTTTCATGGAGTACGCTATCTCTATGATTCAAAGACATGCTTCAGACGATGTGGAGAGAGCATTGATTTCATCTTTAGTGACCTGTAGATCATATGAACATCAAGGGATGAACCAACAGTTGCTCATCACTGGTTTTTAG
- the LOC141649842 gene encoding auxin-responsive protein SAUR66-like codes for MISTKKLVKMAKKWQRIAIASRKRVSWSRPVASEGHFVVYTTDGRRFMIPLTYLNTDIFRELLRMAEEEFGLDASAPITLPCDSSFMEYIISMIRNHVSKDLEIALIASLANCRFSVVGHQEQTNQHLLISSF; via the coding sequence ATGATCAGTACAAAGAAACTCGTCAAGATGGCAAAGAAGTGGCAAAGAATAGCGATTGCCAGCAGGAAGAGGGTTTCCTGGTCGAGACCAGTGGCCTCTGAAGGTCATTTTGTTGTTTACACAACTGATGGAAGACGGTTCATGATTCCCTTGACATACCTGAACACAGATATTTTTAGAGAACTATTAAGAATGGCAGAGGAAGAATTCGGCTTAGATGCTTCCGCACCAATCACCTTGCCTTGTGATTCGAGTTTCATGGAGTACATCATTTCTATGATCCGGAATCATGTGTCTAAGGACTTGGAAATCGCTTTAATTGCATCTTTAGCCAACTGTAGATTCTCAGTAGTTGGACATCAAGAGCAAACAAACCAACATTTGCTTATCTCTAGTTTCTAA